A genomic stretch from Carboxydocella sporoproducens DSM 16521 includes:
- the sigG gene encoding RNA polymerase sporulation sigma factor SigG, producing the protein MLINKVEICGVNTAKLPVLTNEQMRQLFAAMQQGDQAAREKLIEGNLRLVLSVIQRFVNRGEYVDDLFQVGCIGLMKAIDNFDLSQNVKFSTYAVPMIIGEIRRYLRDNNPIRVSRSLRDIAYRALQVRDNLVNKLNREPSVNEIAEELKLPREEVVFALDAIQEPISLFEPIYHDGGDPIFVMDQIKDEKNQDVGWLENISVKEALARLGEREKQILTLRFFHGKTQMEVAEEIGISQAQVSRLEKAALNHMRKHVGT; encoded by the coding sequence ATGCTGATCAATAAGGTGGAAATCTGCGGTGTCAATACCGCCAAGCTGCCGGTGCTGACCAATGAACAGATGCGGCAGCTGTTTGCCGCCATGCAGCAAGGCGATCAGGCTGCCAGGGAAAAACTGATTGAAGGCAACTTGCGGCTGGTCCTCAGTGTAATTCAGCGTTTTGTTAACCGCGGCGAATATGTGGACGACCTTTTCCAGGTCGGCTGTATTGGCTTGATGAAAGCCATCGACAACTTCGACTTAAGTCAGAATGTCAAGTTTTCCACCTATGCCGTCCCTATGATTATCGGGGAGATTCGCCGCTACCTGCGGGACAACAACCCCATTCGCGTCAGCCGCTCCCTGCGGGATATCGCCTATCGGGCCCTGCAGGTGCGGGACAACCTGGTCAACAAACTGAACCGGGAGCCCTCGGTTAATGAAATCGCCGAGGAGTTGAAATTACCCCGGGAAGAAGTGGTTTTCGCCCTGGATGCTATTCAGGAACCAATCTCCTTGTTCGAGCCTATTTATCATGACGGCGGAGATCCCATTTTCGTCATGGACCAGATTAAGGATGAGAAAAACCAGGATGTTGGCTGGCTGGAAAACATTTCTGTCAAAGAGGCCCTGGCCCGCCTGGGTGAAAGGGAAAAACAGATTCTCACCTTGCGCTTTTTTCACGGTAAAACCCAGATGGAGGTGGCAGAGGAAATCGGGATTTCTCAGGCCCAGGTCTCCCGTCTGGAAAAAGCTGCCTTAAACCATATGCGCAAACACGTCGGAACTTGA